In Deltaproteobacteria bacterium, the genomic stretch TGGGATTCAAGACGCCGCGTCGCGCGCCTTGCCACCGAACAGCTTCGACAGCAGCCCCGGCTTTCGTGCTGCCCGCTCGAGCAGCCACTCGGCCTTCTCGCCGAGCTGCTTCGCCGTCATGCGCCCGACCACCGCGTCGAGGATCTTGCCGTCGTGGATGAAGAGGATCGTCGGCACCGCGCGCACGTGGAACGGCTCGGCCAGCTCGCCATGGTTGCCGGTGT encodes the following:
- a CDS encoding thioredoxin family protein, whose protein sequence is MAAYDELEEPAQIEAIMRPGGGTVVLDFWSQTCGPCLAMADDFAHVAAQFERDEVRFCKVDTGNHGELAEPFHVRAVPTILFIHDGKILDAVVGRMTAKQLGEKAEWLLERAARKPGLLSKLFGGKARDAAS